DNA from Triticum aestivum cultivar Chinese Spring chromosome 7D, IWGSC CS RefSeq v2.1, whole genome shotgun sequence:
GCTTGCCGCTGCTCCTTGCGACGGCTGCTCTACTCCGGCAGCCACGGTACCGAGGCctaggcagcagcagcagcacggcgaAATTCTCGCCGATGTCGCCCATATTGCCGTGGTCGACCAACTGCGCATCAGAGCTAACCTGGGCGAGCGTAGGAGTTGGGGAAGGGGACGACTGAGTTTGGGCGTGGCGGTGGCAGGCATGGCCGTGGTGGCTCGATGTAGGCTTGGCGGCGGCGACGCTGGTGAGAGTGGCATGGCCATGGTGGCTCGGGATAGAGAGTTCAgggaagagagatagagagaggaagaagaagaatgacgtgtgggccccagcTGTCATAATGGTCAGCTCAACGATCAAAATAAACGGAATTGACTTTGCCGCCACGTcagccctgacaggtgggtcccgcatgtcataaacGTGTTTAGATCGTCTAAACTGGCCATTTTTCAgaagtggtagtttttagtcataAAATTAGAAAGTTTTGGTAGTTATCAGTCACTTTTTTGaatgtggtagttctgtgggacggcaACCCCTAATGTGATGGTTTTTGTCAAATACTCTTTTGACCTCCCATATTTTCTGCCAAACAACCACACCTCTCAAATAGTCCTCTTCACTTTAAGGCATTTTGACGAGCACTTTATGTGCAACCTCGTTAGAGCACGTAGCACCCACCGACTTGGCGGTGGCTGGACCTCCAACGCGCaaccatttttctttttttttgtgtgtggtggtGGCGAGCTCCACAGGCACGGGCACCCCCTGCTCCTCCCATGTGCgctttgggccggcccatgtgcggggcgggcgcccctattttttttctttcctgtTATTATTTTTTGCTTCATTAAGAAATGTTTCGGGATTTCAAAATTAAAAATGAATTTTACAGGttcttgaattcaaaaaatgttctcaaatttaaaaaatatttgcgatttcaaaaaatgtttatgaatttgaaaTACTGTTcgcgaatttaaaaaatgttcatgctttttaAAAAGTTTaggaattcaaaaaatattcacgaattcaAAAATGTCCATGAATTTCAATATTAATCAGATGGTCGTAATATATTAGCAACATTTGGATTGCCCCCTTCCTCTTTTTATTCACTTTATTACTTATATTCTAGACTCTAACCctatggtttattctttatgaaatATCATATAAAATAGAAGGTATGAAATACCATATAAAATAGAATGTACAAGAAATGGATATAATGAAATTATTGATTCGATCTTACGACCTAATTTATCTGATTAATGTATCAACAACCAAACCACCCATTTTCTGAAAAAGAATGAGCATGGTCTTGTTCAAATTCAAAGGGGTCCTAATCTTCAACCCGTTATGTGCTTGAGTACAATTTCCCGGAGTAAGCACTGTGGCTTGTTTCCAATGCTCAGCAGCTCAGCACTAAACCAACTGTAAAGCAAAATAACCAATCAGACTTTAAACACCACAATATCCACTCGCCCCTTGAAATGAGATCTAGAAATCGCATGCCGCAGAACAACAGTTTACAAAAAATACCAGGCATACATAATATGGAGACCCAAAGCTTGAGAGATGGTTAAGCTGACGATTGTCAGTTTTGTAAGTCCTCTTGAAAACGGTCAAGAAAATAAAATTGTAGTAGCAATTAGCATAATAATGTATTATTGTAATGAATACTTAAGCACAAGGCCAGAGCGAGGTTTGTCGCAATAGCCATATGCCGCCGCTTCACGCTTTCTAGCTGCGTCAAACTTTACTCTGTACTCATAATCCTATTTTTATTTTAGATGCAATTTAAATTAGTCTTTGGATACAAATCACCAGAATGTATATTCTTCCTCAATATGCTATTGAGAGGAAAAGGATTTAATCCTTTATAAGAACTAAAGTTTTCATTGgaatataaaaataaaaaacttAAGAATGCCTTAAGTATATCATTTCAAATTCAGTTATTAATAGAACGAATCACGCTTTTACCAGAAGTCTATTACGAAGGAGGTGACACCATCTTCGTTTAGAAAAATCTGCTTCTCTTCGCACCACCCCTTCATCCAGCTCGTCTCAGGCGAGTCGTCGCAGCATGTCAGCGAGCACAAGGCCTTGTACCTGTGCTTCCAGAGCTCGCTGTCGTGGTCGGCCACGAGGCACCTCAGCTCCGTGCAAGTGCTCGCCACCCCCAAGAGGTCCAAGACGTCGGCGAGCCTCGCCAGGACTGCCAGCGTGACGTCGCCGGGGAGCGACACGAACGCGTTCTCACGGCACAGCACCACGTCGTTCTCACGGCAAAGGTCGACGAGGGCGCCCCGGCACAGCTTCTCCGCGAGCTCCCTCCAGAGCGCGGGCAGCCCGCAGGCGCCGACGCCCGCCAGGGCGCGCGCCGTGCCGTCCAGGCCGCCGGACAttagcggcgccgcggcgagcgcgtcCACGCACGCCCAGTGCACTCCTGGTCCTGGGTCTGGCAGTGCGAGCCTGGGCACGCACACGTAGAACACGATCCGCATCCCGTGCGTCCGCATCCTCAGCGCGACGGCGGCGTCTGGCAGGCGCGGCGCGGCGTAGACGAGAGGCAGGGTCGAGGCCGTGGCGCCCACCCGCCTCGGGACCCGCCGGTGCTTCGGGACGCCGTGGGCGTGGGGCGCGAAGCCGGCGTCGAGGAAGGCGGCGTGGACGACGACTATGAGGCGGCCGAGGAGGCGCTCCGCGTCCCACCGGCGGGCGTCGATTACCCGGTGGAGGGGCGAGGTCTCCGCGATGGCCATGGCGTGACCGATGATTTCTAGGAGTTGTGCGCGTGGGATCTAATACAAGTGACGGCGTGCTGGATGCATGGATGGAACTTGGAGCGGCGGGCCAGCTAGGGCAAAGGCAGGAATGCACGAGCAAGACGAACGCGCGGCCTGACATCTCTTGACCAGGCAAACGGAGCCCGTCCAGCCCACCTCGTCGCACGGCCGCCT
Protein-coding regions in this window:
- the LOC123169452 gene encoding uncharacterized protein translates to MAIAETSPLHRVIDARRWDAERLLGRLIVVVHAAFLDAGFAPHAHGVPKHRRVPRRVGATASTLPLVYAAPRLPDAAVALRMRTHGMRIVFYVCVPRLALPDPGPGVHWACVDALAAAPLMSGGLDGTARALAGVGACGLPALWRELAEKLCRGALVDLCRENDVVLCRENAFVSLPGDVTLAVLARLADVLDLLGVASTCTELRCLVADHDSELWKHRYKALCSLTCCDDSPETSWMKGWCEEKQIFLNEDGVTSFVIDFCWFSAELLSIGNKPQCLLREIVLKHITG